The genomic interval cgttttttttttttttttttttgtgtgtgtgtgggaaTTTGTTAGCCTTCCACTTCGACAAAAGGTTAATCCATCAACGTGGGGCGGCAAATAACAGCCACGAGCGTTGTTCAGCTTCTGATTGTTGTTGAGTGTTTTTAGCCAGAAAGCATGTGATTGCAGTTTGGCAAACCATAAAGAGATTTGcagcttcttttttttcttttctgttaatgtgacatttatataattatggtGTTGGACTTCTGGACGGTGAACTTTCTTTTTTATCATTGAACTGCTGATGAGGGACTTTTTGCCTTCTGCTgattctttttctatttctatcaATTTGTAAATACTGCCTCTATTTTCGCTTTTCCCACTGGTTATTTAAGTTTTGAAGCATTCTTACATCTCCACGTGCACGAGCACGAAGAAAGGAGTTATGTAATTAGAATTTTGGGTATGTAATTCGTTTGATGCTTTTACCCAGAGCCACAATGCCTTGTTTAGTTCCATAAATGTCTCCCCTTAAAGCTTATCCAAACCGCACTGACAAATCTTGATTCCATTTAGCTCAAAATTGCTATCTAACTTCTATTGCTCAGGGCCATTCATGTTTGGGTAGAGTGGTGGGAGGaaggttttcttttttatgccAATGTGGGGACTGTGGAAACTGGGAAAGCAAGACTGCTTATAGTGGTGGAAGAGAAAGGCATCTACTTGGTTGATGTGAAAATAGGAGCTCTCGTTTAAGAGGAATATATGTAGACGTCTCGTGCATTTGTCCCATGTCAGCTGAAAAGTTTTCATGTATTGCTTCGAAGCAACATAAATTGATGAAGTGGGGAGGGAGAGTAATTGGTTCTTGGCTGATTTAGGTAAACCGACCAACAAACCGATAATTGGCTCAAGGTTTGTTAGGAAATGAACTAAGCTGAACAGAGACGACCGACTTTAGTTTTGTTAGTTTCTTAGAAAGGTAGGTTTATTTGTTCACTCTACTAAGAAAAACCCCATGCCTATTGTTTTCCCTTGCTATCTCAGCTTAATTTTATTGGGTTTGGAGTATACTTTTTGGCTGTTTGTACATCTGTATTTGACAAGCAATTACCTTTGGTCAAAGTATATAACAAGTAGCGAAATCTGTGAACCAGGTGCTAAAGAAAGAAATTTTCTTGTTGCCCTTTCACGTTAGTCATCAATTTGGACCTCTACACAAACTCCTTCTCCCCCTATTGGCTTTAGAATCCTTGTCTTCACTATTTTAATTATCCATTTATCTTCCGCTTAAAAGTCTAGTGGTATTAAGTTGTGAACTTCCAAGAAGTTGCTCGCCTTCTCATGTCTATGTGTGCATGCCAGGTTCATGGAGAGCTAGATACAAAATATGGAGCTCCAAGTTATCTAAGTGCAATGATAAGACACTTCTATCCAGATGTATGTAATTGTATTTATGGTTGAAGTGATTTACATCTAAGGTGCCACGAGAAATTTTCCCTTCATATAGCATACTGAAGTATTAATAATTACCATCTGCAGTTATCAGCTAGTCTTGGTGTGGGATTGCTATATGATAGACATGAGAAGCTCCGGTATTGTGTACGAGGAAAGAAGGCATTTTCTGTGACACCTAATGGATTGGTAGAGTTTAATATTAAGGGGCGGTGTGATGTTGATAAAGAATTTAGAGAGGTATTGTTTTCCCTTCAATTCTGAAATCTTGTTTCAGAAGCAAAGGTATAATATGTGATAATTTATTCTTAGCCTTTCTAATGCTTTTCAAAATTGGAAAAGTCCTTTATTTTACTAgatgttttgatttttcaaacttataaTTTCTTGACATATATATTGTAAGCAGTTGCACTTTGCAAATACAGCTATTTTTGCTGTCTTCTGATAAAGGGATGACACTGTTCAGGCTCCAATCTGTTGTTTTTTGACTTACTTGTGGCACTTACTCCATGTTAACACTTTGATAGAGGAAATCAAGAGGGGCTGCTGAGTTTTCTTGGGGCATTCTCAATTTTCGTAAAGGCCAAGATATACGGCTTAAAGTTGGTTATGAAGTATTGGACAAGGTATGTGTGCTCTAGTAGATGTTACTTGAATAACTTATGCATATGGTTTTCCATCCTCCAAGTTTGTAGTGTGAACGTTGTTTATTGAAGGGGAGTGTTAAGAAGGTTATAATATCATTAATAGTCACCAGGGTACCATATGGTTCTGGTAAATCCCTTGTGCTATTGTATGCTTgccatgttaaaaaaaaaaaattcaagagtcTCCAAAGTACTTCCAAAACTGTATGGTTCCTTTATGCTCTCACATTCTTTCCATGTTAAATTCAGTTGTTCTAGTGGTTTGCTTTAGAGGAACTTACTAAATAAGATTGCTTTTCTCCCTTAGGTAAAACTTACATAGCATACCATCACTATAGTGACTCTTTCTTATTGATCTTGGTTTCTTTCTATTTCAGGTTCCCTACCTGCAGATCAGGGAAAATAATTGGACACTCAATGTTGATGCTAATGGCAAGTGGAATGTGAGATATGACCTTTGAGAAGGGGAGATCTTCATATATGCATTTAAAGTGAGATATAAATTGCAGTGAACGTTTCTGCCTATGTCTCTTACCAATTAAAACCACCACTGAGGTAGTGAAAATGTTGGGCTCAATTTTTTATGCTATATCGGGGCCCCTTTCGATCTTTTGTGAAGAGAACTCTGCTACGTGACTACCAGAGAGATTATCTGCTTCTGTAAGGAAGGGGTCCAATCAATTGCTAAGCATCTTTGGTAGATTCCTTCTGTAGCTCGTTATTGTCCTTGTATAGCTTATTTATTGGCCAGGTGGAATTTGGAGTTAGGTGAATGATGTTCTGAAAAACTAGGAGTGCTAAGTTTTGGTCATTTGagcgctttttttttttttttcctcaaaaacgAGGAGCATTGGATCTCTCCTCTCACCTTCTACACACCACATACAATATCTCGTCTTCCTCACTCTGTGCAAACCacacatatttaaaattttctcatgGCTTTCTGGGGTAATGCTCATATCCGTGGGGGAGCTGCATTCTCCATCTTCCAATAGCTTCTCTTAGATTCTGGTTAGTTTGGTTTTCAGGCCCCTTACTTTTCATGTTTCATTTTTAGGTACCTTTTTGGGGTGTGCTCAACCACTTATGTTCTTGGAAGGTTGTTGGCATGCtggaaatttgtattttctgagcactcttttctttcctttttttttcctttatgcTTGGGGTGGTGGGGTTGCAAAGATGCAGTTGACCTCTTTCTTGTTAGTGGAGATTTGATGTATTAGTTGTTAATGGAGATTGAAAATAGGAAAACCTGAAACACGACGGGTATGATTTtactattacaaaaaaaaaaaatatgtgcgTCCAATCTCAGAGCTGATCTTCGTCTCCATTACCTTTAGACGCCACCCACCGTGTTCACACAGATGCAGAACCATTTTAACTTCTCAACAACCAGTTCATGCTTCTGAACTTTTAACCTCTCCCGTTAAGAATTTGTGACGTTCCTAATTTTACCTTCTTTCACATGGTTTCCATGACCCTTTCTTGAATTGTCCACTCCATCTCCATCCAATACCATGTGGTGGTTTGGAATCGGCAATTCTGTTTGAACTGTCTGAGAAACTCTTAAAGATGGGGTTTGGGGGGGGGTTTTTTTGGTTAAAGATGCGTGATCCAGTAGTACTGGAAATCTTAGAGCTGGTCAGCTTTTCAATCTCTCTTGTTGCCGGGTGACCTAGAGGATATGCTTTTCTAGAACACGCATCCTTATCGTAGTTTTGACGCTGAGTATGCAGAATTGTCAAGCAATTTAACGTGTCAATGCTTGGGAGACATATCCTGTTTCGTAGGATCATTTGACTCTCTTCTGGGGTAGAAGGAAATGTGTTTCGCTGGATAAGTTAGAAGTGAGAAAACACGTCCTTATTCGTGATTAGGACTTAACAAAAGAGGAGCCGTTGGGGAACAtgatataattttgtttgaagACCGAATATATAAGCAGTGTGTTTTGGCAGGAACTAGGAATAGGAAGAGATGCCCAATGCAATGGGCTGCCATGCCTTAGCAATGAAGCAAGTAAAATGCAAAAACTGGCGACCTTTACTGGATGGCGAGTGTGACTCTCTTGGTCTTGGTGTGTCTTTCTCTGCTTAATTGCAAACTGAGCGCCACCTATGTGGTAGGACAATCACATCAGTTTGGCTGAATTCATACCACCAGAGTTTAAGTGTGTGGTAGTTGGAGCCTTGAAGTCTCACACGCTTTAGGCCTAGCACAATAGTGTGTACACAGTCGCTACTAATTGACTGCAAAGGCGACCCCCAAAAATCATTGGTCCCAAACCCTT from Diospyros lotus cultivar Yz01 chromosome 8, ASM1463336v1, whole genome shotgun sequence carries:
- the LOC127808719 gene encoding outer envelope pore protein 21, chloroplastic-like, whose product is METSIRYGGDSKALRIHAKEKFPVDSSTFLQVHGELDTKYGAPSYLSAMIRHFYPDLSASLGVGLLYDRHEKLRYCVRGKKAFSVTPNGLVEFNIKGRCDVDKEFRERKSRGAAEFSWGILNFRKGQDIRLKVGYEVLDKVPYLQIRENNWTLNVDANGKWNVRYDL